In Oncorhynchus clarkii lewisi isolate Uvic-CL-2024 chromosome 2, UVic_Ocla_1.0, whole genome shotgun sequence, one DNA window encodes the following:
- the LOC139378761 gene encoding single-strand DNA endonuclease ASTE1-like, with amino-acid sequence MGVLGLTSFIGDHGEILTDYRFRNSKVVIDGCNIYHSLYLTLCVDQQHGGDYDVFEDQVCKFFKALRDCGIEPYVIIDGGSDFSDKKFETLRQRAQSRINQANNLSMGLRERGLLPVFIKQVFKQVLSSLKVPFAHCIFEADQEIASLAQKWKCPVLSNDSDFYIFAIQAGFLPMSHFQWQNASVQGWSPQNYIPCKRYTTTSFCRQVNINRQLLPVFAAIAGNDYVNLDEMGFPIKFEDSLSMESNWKRGVVFFNKLLKWLASFQEKQEALDNVHLLIGHGENNMDAALQALSRGIETYQIQPESLECFFNDGEAPDAGLLPDHLSVLPDWTLLPLTNGTLPPYMIYILQRRPVIQGIQVEDHSLPSGNITSRPIRQAFYGLLLGEGREVEEYDREETNLTSSKVNAILPSAAQQLQLDTLDQAPHLVRLEVFLETVGVSQSTLNGLPPHLGLPVAVTYYWLRHAHPRPDLPLLQALLLGLVFGELCRQRKSQREEGPVLERMRGLIQRRAMSSDLGVAHVFSQWNRCMRDGLDLNQLLCLPLPEPPCAWLYKGTLVHQLVGQLRQGVTPDSLLMEDPSSVQLYRAMLEAILNS; translated from the exons ATGGGTGTCTTGGGTTTAACCAGCTTTATAGGTGATCATGGAGAGATTTTAACAGATTATCGCTTCAGAAACAGCAAGGTAGTCATAGATGGTTGTAATATCTACCACTCTCTTTATTTGACCTTGTGTGTGGATCAGCAGCATGGAGGGGATTATGATGTATTTGAGGACCAGGTCTGCAAGTTCTTTAAGGCTCTGAGAGATTGTGGCATTGAACCTTATGTGATTATAGACGGAGGCTCTGACTTTTCCGATAAAAAGTTTGAAACTCTCCGACAACGAGCTCAATCAAGGATCAACCAAGCCAACAACTTGTCCATGGGGCTTCGGGAGAGAGGTTTACTGCCAGTCTTCATCAAACAAGTCTTCAAACAGGTCCTCTCCAGCCTGAAGGTGCCATTCGCGCATTGCATCTTTGAAGCAGACCAAGAAATAGCCTCCTTGGCTCAAAAGTGGAAGTGTCCGGTCCTGTCCAATGACAGTGACTTTTATATTTTTGCCATCCAGGCTGGATTTCTTCCCATGTCCCATTTTCAGTGGCAGAACGCGTCAGTGCAAGGCTGGAGTCCTCAAAATTACATCCCCTGCAAGCGGTACACCACAACAAGCTTCTGCAGACAAGTCAACATCAACAGACAGCTTCTCCCAGTCTTCGCTGCCATCGCAGGAAACGACTATGTCAACTTGGATGAGATGGGCTTTCCCATCAAGTTTGAAGACAGCTTGTCGATGGAATCCAATTGGAAGCGCG GGGTTGTCTTTTTCAACAAGTTGCTGAAATGGCTGGCCAGTTTCCAGGAGAAGCAGGAGGCCTTGGACAATGTGCACCTCCTCATTGGTCATGGGGAAAACAACATGGATGCTGCCCTCCAGGCCCTCTCTCGGGGCATAGAAACATACCAGATTCAACCCGAAAGCCTGGAGTGTTTCTTCAATGATGGCGAGGCGCCTGATGCCGGCCTTCTCCCAGACCATCTGAGTGTCCTTCCAGACTGGACTCTGCTGCCGTTGACGAACGGGACACTTCCCCCCTACATGATATACATTCTGCAGCGTAGGCCAGTGATACAGGGTATCCAAGTGGAAGATCACAGCTTACCCAGTGGGAACATCACCTCTCGGCCCATACGGCAGGCATTCTACGGGCTGCTGCTGGGTgaagggagggaagtagaggagtaTGACAGGGAAGAAACAAACCTGACCAGCAGCAAGGTTAATGCCATCCTGCCCAGTGCTGCACAACAGCTGCAGCTGGACACACTGGATCAG GCTCCACATTTAGTGCGGCTTGAGGTGTTTTTGGAGACCGTTGGTGTGTCCCAGTCCACTTTGAATGGTCTCCCACCTCACCTGGGACTTCCTGTGGCTGTTACCTACTACTGGCTGAGGCACGCCCATCCCCGACCAGACCTTCCTCTCCTGCAGGCCCTGCTACTAGGACTTGTGTTCGGAGAGCTCTGCAGACAGAGGAAGAGCCAGAGAG AGGAGGGACCAGTgttggagaggatgagagggctGATTCAGAGACGTGCTATGAGTTCAGACCTGGGTGTGGCCCACGTCTTTAGCCAATGGAATCGTTGCATGAGGGATGGCCTTGACCTGAACCAACTGCTGTGTCTCCCTCTACCTGAACCTCCGTGTGCCTG GCTGTACAAGGGAACTCTGGTGCACCAGCTTGTGGGCCAACTGAGACAGGGGGTGACCCCGGATTCTCTCCTGATGGAAGACCCTTCCTCTGTGCAGCTGTACAGAGCCATGCTGGAAGCCATACTCAACTCCTAG